A genomic window from Salvia hispanica cultivar TCC Black 2014 chromosome 5, UniMelb_Shisp_WGS_1.0, whole genome shotgun sequence includes:
- the LOC125189286 gene encoding autophagy-related protein 11-like, which produces MSSSVSEAVAHTGKLVVNIAENGHSCKIECDECTLVEAVQSFLESACGIPASDQLLLCLDSKLEPHRTLSAYKLPSDERVVFLFNRMRMRSQSPYVEPAQVEIIDIPDPPLPSPSQNSLALDDASDPALKALPSYERQFRYHFDRGHAIYSRTQAKIEICERLLEELKVQEKALAIASGNLDNYYKRIDRNYVDFMKSYSQQHCYHTNLLATFVRDTEKLRSIRVLPALQTANCKCLLDFVKEENLQKTWKDCSSLHKQFQNKVSEFKLEYGELRNNAEHILSDKASFLIKDLESSIRDGQPIIAEQKSIMQTLSEDVNTVKKLVEDCLSCQMSSSLRPHDAVSALGPMYDSHDQNHLPRMQACEGEISSLLDFCSDKKNEMNIFVHSFLQKIAYSQYKIKDIRYKFSLFREALKRQDEQFKPLKVVRGIVPAYRACLAEVVRRKEAMKIYMSKAGQLAEKLAMGRNTEVRRREEFLRVHSTFIPRDILASMGLYDAPGTCDINVAPFDSNLLDIDLVYLERYAPESLLGLFSKSEKHGTLKSSLSMSDNSYRAVEAEGVPGHLEKYDYGEVLDELELVGIAGTSKMEIENAMLKAELASKVALICSMSVELDYESLDESKQDNLLKNVAEKTSEALNLKDEYGKHLQSMLKAKQKQCESYEKRIQELEQRLSNHHMQGDDEPSLTVSTTKTDDNKPEVSGSESVHIHRVVEEVLCASRTSKSGILNDHVDKSQGLDEKMTDSSSMLNSQLDSLMLDLHLEKGHLCDKDKMAVPQSNAETNIASSNMAVCMSQLITSDLDGKGNGGLLAELQNALADKSSQLDDAKAKIQASTDEISRLRGDLDANQKLLDESQTLAIKVGLLSSQRAEFLERSTKAEAANKQLKKELEEKKELVNTLYVKLNLEKQANKEKICLGRLEIHELAAFVLNSSGHYEAINRSCPYYFLSVESVALFTENASPNQSYIIGKVVHVERRVVKPPPPTLEQADDSSDTLASSESGGNQSTVDQGSIPNPYGLPVGCEYFIVTIAMLPEAVLFPDLVAERCDGRDQV; this is translated from the exons ATGAGTTCTAGTGTCTCAGAAGCCGTTGCTCATACGGGCAAGCTCGTGGTTAACATTGCTGAGAATGGGCACTCGTGTAAGATTGAGTGTGATGAATGCACTCTAGTTGAGGCAGTGCAGAGTTTCCTAGAATCGGCATGTGGTATACCGGCCAGTGATCAGCTTCTTCTGTGCTTGGACTCGAAGCTTGAACCCCATAGAACCCTCTCAGCTTACAAGCTTCCGTCTGATGAAAGGGTGGTTTTTCTGTTTAATAGGATGAGGATGCGGAGTCAGTCACCGTATGTTGAGCCCGCGCAGGTTGAGATCATTGATATTCCTGATCCCCCGTTGCCATCTCCATCTCAAAACTCTCTTGCTCTGGATGATGCTTCTGACCCTGCTCTCAAGGCCTTGCCTTCGTATGAGAGGCAGTTCAGATATCATTTTGATCGTGGACATGCGATTTATAGTCGTACTCAAGCAAAAATCGAGATATGTGAGAGGCTTTTGGAAGAGCTGAAGGTGCAAGAGAAGGCCTTGGCGATTGCTAGCggtaatttggataattactATAAGAGGATCGATCGAAACTACGTTGATTTTATGAAATCCTATTCGCAGCAGCACTGTTATCATACCAACCTTCTAGCCACGTTCGTGAGGGATACGGAGAAACTGAGATCTATAAGAGTTCTGCCGGCCTTACAGACTGCTAATTGCAAGTGCTTGCTGGATTTTGTGAAGGAAGAAAACTTGCAGAAGACATGGAAGGATTGCAGCAGTTTGCACAAGCAGTTCCAGAATAAGGTTTCGGAGTTTAAACTTGAATATGGAGAGCTTAGGAACAATGCAGAACATATATTATCTGACAAAGCTTCGTTTCTTATCAAAGACTTGGAGTCATCTATAAGAGATGGCCAACCGATTATCGCTGAGCAGAAGAGCATAATGCAGACGTTAAG TGAAGATGTGAATACTGTGAAGAAGCTCGTGGAGGACTGTCTTTCCTGTCAGATGTCGTCTTCACTGCGTCCTCATGATGCAGTCTCAGCACTTGGGCCAATGTATGATAGCCACGACCAAAATCATCTTCCGAGGATGCAGGCATGCGAGGGTGAAATTTCCAGTTTGCTCGATTTCTGCAGTGATAAAAAGAATGAGATGAATATCTTTGTTCACagttttttgcaaaaaattgCATACAGCCAGTACAAGATTAAGGACATACGTTACAAGTTTTCTTTGTTCCGTGAGGCTTTAAAGCGTCAAGATGAACAGTTTAAGCCACTAAAAGTTGTTCGTGGAATTGTTCCTGCGTACAGAGCGTGTCTTGCTGAAGTCGTGAGGAGAAAAGAAGCTATGAAAATCTATATGAGCAAGGCGGGTCAGTTGGCTGAAAAACTTGCTATGGGGAGGAATACTGAGGTTAGGAGACGTGAGGAGTTCCTTAGAGTGCATTCTACTTTTATCCCTCGAGATATTTTAGCATCTATGGGATTGTATGACGCCCCAGGTACTTGTGACATAAATGTGGCTCCTTTTGACTCTAATTTGCTTGACATAGACCTTGTATATTTGGAGCGTTATGCTCCCGAGTCCTTGCTAGGGCTCTTCTCAAAGAGTGAGAAGCATGGGACTCTCAAAAGCTCGTTGTCCATGTCTGATAATAGTTATCGAGCAGTTGAAGCAGAAGGGGTACCGGGCCACCTTGAGAAGTATGATTATGGGGAAGTGCTCGATGAGTTGGAGTTGGTTGGGATTGCAGGCACTAGCAAGATGGAAATCGAGAATGCAATGCTGAAAGCTGAACTTGCTTCGAAAGTTGCCCTAATTTGTTCCATGAGTGTGGAGCTTGATTATGAATCACTCGATGAAAGTAAACAAGATAATTTACTGAAAAACGTGGCAGAAAAGACTTCCGAAGCATTAAATCTGAAAGATGAATACGGAAAACACCTCCAATCGATGCTGAAGGCGAAGCAGAAGCAGTGTGAATCCTATGAGAAACGGATTCAAGAATTGGAGCAGAGGCTCTCTAATCATCATATGCAAGGTGATGATGAGCCTAGTTTGACAGTTTCAACTACAAAGACTGATGATAACAAGCCAGAGGTATCGGGGTCTGAATCGGTTCACATACACCGAGTAGTGGAGGAGGTGTTGTGTGCATCTAGAACTTCAAAATCTGGGATTTTAAATGATCACGTTGACAAATCACAAGGATTGgatgaaaaaatgactgatTCCTCTAGTATGCTGAATTCTCAGCTGGATTCATTGATGCTAGATCTACACCTTGAGAAAGGGCATCTTTGCGATAAAGATAAGATGGCAGTGCCACAGTCAAATGCTGAGACGAACATCGCTTCAAGTAATATGGCTGTCTGCATGTCTCAGCTGATTACATCAGATTTAGATGGTAAAGGAAATGGTGGACTTTTGGCGGAGCTGCAAAATGCGCTAGCAGATAAATCAAGCCAATTAGACGACGCGAAAGCCAAAATTCAAGCATCAACTGATGAAATTTCCAGACTCAGGGGTGATTTGGACGCCAATCAGAAGCTACTCGATGAATCTCAG ACACTTGCCATTAAGGTTGGTCTATTGTCAAGCCAGCGTGCAGAATTCCTAGAAAGATCCACGAAAGCTGAAGCTGCAAATAAGCAGCTTAAGAAAGAGctagaagagaaaaaagagttGGTTAACACACTCTATGTGAAGCTTAATTTGGAAAAGCAG GCGAACAAAGAAAAGATTTGTTTAGGTCGTTTAGAAATCCACGAGCTTGCTGCTTTCGTCCTCAACTCCTCCGGGCACTATGAGGCCATCAACCGTAGCTGCCCTTACTATTTTCTTTCAGTTGAATCTGTCGCATTATTTACTGAAAATGCTTCCCCGAATCAAAGTTACATTATAGGGAAGGTGGTTCATGTTGAACGACGGGTAGTGAAGCCTCCTCCGCCAACCCTAGAGCAAGCTGATGATAGTAGTGATACACTGGCCTCCTCCGAGAGTGGAGGCAACCAGTCGACTGTTGATCAAGGTTCGATTCCCAATCCCTACGGTCTTCCCGTTGggtgtgaatattttatagtGACTATAGCCATGCTACCCGAAGCCGTCCTCTTTCCTGATCTTGTTGCAGAAAGATGTGATGGAAGAGACCAAGTGTAA
- the LOC125188665 gene encoding 50S ribosomal protein L35, chloroplastic-like: MATASATMAAIFSFRHTPLAPHSAKVPSTPLIKKRAFTLNLSSSRSICGLRPLVLTKIVNTSTEVRRIPQPLTLVCAKGYKMKTHKASAKRFRVTGSGKIMRRRAGKQHLLRKKNTKRRLRLSKSIQVDRSDYDNVIGALPYLKVNRAN; encoded by the exons ATGGCTACTGCATCTGCAACAATGGCTGCCATCTTTTCTTTCCGCCACACGCCGCTTGCTCCGCACAGCGCAAAAGTCCCATCTACACCGTTAATCAAGAAACGCGCCTTTACCCTTAATCTCAGTTCCTCCCGCTCCATTTGCGGCCTCCGCCCCCTCGTTCTCACCAAAATTGTCAATACCTCCACGGAAGTTCGAAGAATTCCACAACCGCTCACGCTGGTGTGCGCGAAAGGCTACAAAATGAAGACCCACAAG GCTTCGGCTAAGCGGTTTCGCGTGACGGGGAGCGGGAAGATAATGAGGAGGCGAGCAGGGAAGCAGCATTTGCTTAGGAAGAAGAATACCAAGAGGAGATTGAGACTCTCTAAATCG ATCCAAGTTGATCGCAGCGACTACGACAACGTGATAGGAGCCTTGCCGTATTTGAAAGTAAACCGAGCCAACTGA
- the LOC125189285 gene encoding AP2-like ethylene-responsive transcription factor At1g79700 encodes MAKLSPHTNSNINSNNNTNLNVVNGVAMKPKRTRKTIPRDSPPKRSSIYRGVTRHRWTGRYEAHLWDKNCWNEAQNKKGRQVYLGAYDDEGAAARSYDLAALKYWGRDTILNFPVSTYEKEIVEMERQSREEYIGSLRRKSSGFSRGVSKYRGVARHHHNGRWEARIGRVFGNKYLYLGTYATQEEAAIAYDMAAIEYRGLNAVTNFDLSRYIKWLKPDANAGDAAAASASTNPNNTGSCHDSASLPPLHQAPPPISETRPATATSALGLLLQSSKFKELMEMNMAAEYPSTQLQPPPAVEDREQQQTLFESNDYCTYNEDIYVDFSSMMHHPTPPPFHSLEHLEEL; translated from the exons ATGGCCAAATTATCACCTCATACGAATTCCAACATCAATAGTAATAACAATACTAATTTGAATGTTGTGAATGGCGTCGCAATGAAGCCTAAACGCACCAGGAAAACAATTCCTAGAGACTCTCCACCTAAACGCAGCTCCATCTATCGTGGCGTAACAAG GCATCGTTGGACCGGTCGGTATGAAGCACATTTGTGGGACAAGAATTGTTGGAATGAGGCGCAGAATAAGAAGGGAAGACAAG TCTATCTTG GTGCTTATGATGATGAAGGGGCTGCTGCTCGATCTTATGATCTGGCTGCACTTAAGTATTGGGGTCGAGATACCATTCTCAATTTTCCG GTATCAACTTATGAGAAAGAGATCGTAGAAATGGAGCGTCAATCCAGAGAAGAATACATTGGATCATTGAGAAG gAAAAGTAGTGGATTTTCTAGGGGAGTCTCTAAGTATAGAGGAGTTGCCAG ACACCATCATAATGGAAGATGGGAAGCTCGAATCGGAAGAGTTTTTGGAAATAAGTACCTATACCTTGGAACTTATG CTACACAAGAAGAGGCTGCAATAGCATACGACATGGCAGCGATAGAATACCGTGGACTGAACGCCGTGACCAACTTTGATCTCAGCCGCTACATAAAATGGTTAAAACCTGACGCCAACGCCGGCGATGCAGCTGCAGCCTCGGCCTCCACCAACCCCAACAACACTGGCTCATGCCATGACTCCGCCTCCCTACCACCCCTCCACCAAGCTCCTCCTCCCATATCCGAGACGCGGCCAGCCACGGCCACTTCGGCACTAGGGCTTCTGCTGCAATCTTCCAAGTTCAAAGAACTGATGGAAATGAACATGGCGGCAGAGTACCCTTCCACTCAACTTCAACCTCCGCCAGCGGTTGAAGATCGTGAGCAGCAGCAAACCTTGTTTGAATCCAATGATTACTGCACCTACAATGAAGATATCTATGTGGATTTTAGCTCTATGATGCACCACCCAACGCCGCCGCCCTTCCATTCACTGGAACACCTGGAGGAGCTATGA
- the LOC125186689 gene encoding uncharacterized protein LOC125186689, with amino-acid sequence MAAPGQDSAKKVQGPPPEGGYQGTPRPGSATQHYQEVLHQQKKLPVCPAKAAIAGFAFMSVIGYFTLYTKKKPEATALDVAKVTSGTATPQNTRPRN; translated from the coding sequence ATGGCTGCACCGGGACAGGATAGTGCTAAGAAAGTGCAAGGACCTCCGCCGGAGGGGGGCTACCAGGGGACGCCGCGGCCCGGGTCAGCCACGCAGCATTACCAGGAGGTGCTCCACCAGCAGAAGAAGCTGCCCGTCTGCCCGGCCAAGGCAGCGATCGCGGGCTTCGCGTTCATGTCGGTGATCGGCTATTTTACCCTCTATACGAAGAAGAAGCCGGAGGCCACCGCCCTCGACGTCGCTAAGGTCACCTCCGGCACCGCCACCCCTCAGAACACTCGCCCCCGGAACTAG